The DNA segment GGTGACGCGGAGGCTCTCGATCCATCGTTCGCAGGGGGGGCACTTCTTGAGGTGCAGCCGGACTCGGAATCGGCGCAGGAACGACATGCGGCCTTCGAGATAGTCGCTGATCTGTTGCGCCGTTTCCTTGCAGGTTCCCGCAAGGACTGAAGGCATGATCATGTCCCTTCTCCTTTTGCCCAGGCCACCAATCGGTCTCGGAGGTGCAGTCGGGCTCTGTGGAGCAAAACCCTGAGATGAGTGTTGGTGAT comes from the Nitrospirota bacterium genome and includes:
- a CDS encoding zf-HC2 domain-containing protein, with protein sequence MPSVLAGTCKETAQQISDYLEGRMSFLRRFRVRLHLKKCPPCERWIESLRVTHKAVDKARILEQSKGIPAECREKIEKIFRS